A part of Dreissena polymorpha isolate Duluth1 chromosome 13, UMN_Dpol_1.0, whole genome shotgun sequence genomic DNA contains:
- the LOC127856275 gene encoding uncharacterized protein LOC127856275, translating to MATFSQSTVDKGCDSFTDFCCSPCLEHNIDQWAEFYCDNCLKFYCGECLNLHGQLFSKHVAYGRGDTSKWPVSKEVEDFLQKCDLHEDKRLEMFCHDHSELCCTSCAFLNHRLCAQVTPISESVDGPPPDLQQLSRKIKTILETLKKLEKNWNTNMQTVQASYNKQLLEIREPHKKINTILDNIEKNTIKELDDKLTSLKASIKTDADNCSKLKNELKQLSDAVYDIVDKGKSEHAFIASRKCLEKLKQSETYLKENSSQVESSLTFQADIDILHYLSKLQGLGRIVLSTVESSVLGGTGHVFTVQGWTEHDMSISSDLYRCDIGAVCVLSDDTTIVADGSNKLIKLLDHQYRVVAICDLSAPPKDICQITQNEVAVVVVYDKTQGVQFVDVNGVRLVKGRKLRFQHSCNGIAHNLQELYLTSGTALYKYSMKGALLKKLHEDTSDNYTVWKCAVSPSGDTIFITNQSHSKVHTLDRDGLVLNTFTDPDLKNPYGMHVTALGQVLVCGGVSHNTLQLDGEGKKKLATLATKREGLWIPQSVCYNTSTASIIVGQLYGNQIFVFKVK from the exons ATGGCGACCTTTTCTCAGTCAACTGTTGATAAAGGCTGTGATTCATTTACAGACTTTTGTTGTTCGCCTTGTCTAGAGCACAATATTGACCAGTGGGCAGAGTTTTACTGTGATAACTGTCTCAAGTTTTATTGCGGAGAATGCCTTAACCTGCATGGTCAGTTGTTTTCGAAACATGTAGCATATGGACGGGGAGACACAAGCAAGTGGCCAGTGTCTAAGGAAGTGGAGGATTTCCTTCAGAAATGTGACCTTCATGAAGACAAACGTCTAGAAATGTTTTGTCATGACCATAGTGAGCTTTGTTGCACTAGTTGTGCATTTCTCAACCACAG ACTATGTGCTCAAGTAACACCGATATCCGAATCAGTCGATGGACCTCCACCAGACTTGCAGCAACTATCCAGAAAGATCAAAACTATTCTGGAAACACTAAAAAAACTTGAGAAAAATTGGAACACCAACATGCAAACTGTTCAGGCTTcatacaacaaacaattactcGAAATACGTGAACCACacaagaaaataaatacaattctagacaatattgaaaaaaacacaattaaagagCTAGATGATAAGCTTACCAGTTTAAAAGCTTCTATCAAGACTGATGCGGACAATTGCAGCAAGCTTAAAAATGAACTAAAACAACTCAGTGATGCGGTATATGACATTGTTGATAAGGGCAAATCAGAACACGCTTTTATTGCAAGTAGGAAATGTCTGGAAAAACTTAAACAGTCTGAAACTTATCTGAAGGAGAACTCTTCGCAGGTAGAAAGTTCACTGACATTCCAGGCTGACATTGATATTCTACATTACTTGTCTAAATTGCAAGGTCTGGGAAGGATTGTTCTCAGTACCGTGGAATCATCAGTGTTAGGTGGTACAGGCCATGTATTCACTGTGCAAGGATGGACAGAGCATGATATGAGCATATCAAGTGATTTATACAGATGTGATATCGGGGCCGTCTGTGTTCTCTCTGATGATACAACCATTGTTGCAGATGGTAGTAATAAACTAATTAAGCTACTAGATCACCAATACCGAGTGGTGGCAATTTGTGATTTGTCTGCCCCTCCTAAAGACATTTGTCAAATCACACAAAATGAAGTAGCTGTTGTTGTGGTTTACGATAAGACACAGGGGGTCCAGTTTGTTGACGTGAATGGTGTGCGACTGGTTAAAGGCAGGAAGCTACGGTTTCAACATTCTTGTAATGGTATTGCTCATAATCTGCAAGAACTGTATCTGACTTCTGGTACTGCACTTTACAAGTATTCAATGAAAGGAGCCCTCTTAAAAAAGCTACACGAGGATACATCAGACAATTACACAG TATGGAAGTGTGCAGTTAGTCCTTCAGGTGACACGATATTTATCACCAACCAATCCCACAGCAAGGTCCACACCCTGGACAGAGATGGCTTAGTTCTCAACACCTTCACAGACCCAGACCTAAAAAACCCATATGGTATGCATGTGACTGCTCTGggacaggtgctggtctgtggagggGTATCCCACAATACCCTACAGCTGGATGGTGAAGGTAAGAAGAAGCTGGCAACTCTTGCTACCAAGAGGGAAGGACTGTGGATCCCACAGTCAGTCTGCTACAATACGAGCAcagcatccatcattgtgggCCAATTGTATGGGAACCAAATCTTTGTGTTTAAAGTAAAATAG